From the Mangifera indica cultivar Alphonso chromosome 10, CATAS_Mindica_2.1, whole genome shotgun sequence genome, one window contains:
- the LOC123227073 gene encoding brefeldin A-inhibited guanine nucleotide-exchange protein 1-like isoform X3, which produces MTVMWILQTYLKDICRIVNGLLKTALGPTPGSTTTLSPAQDITFRYESMKCLVSIIKSMGSWMDHQLRIGDNYLPKSSESDTSTENTLIPSGEDGTVSDYELHPEVNSEVSDAATLEQRRVYKIELLKGVSLFNRKPSKGIEFLINTKKIGGSPLEVATFLKKTTGLNETMIGDYLGEREEFSLRVMHAYVDSFNFKGMDFGEAIRFLLRGFRLPGEAQKIDRIMEKFAERYCKCNPNSFTSADTAYVLAYSVIMLNTDAHNSMVKDKMTKADFIRNNRGIDGGKDLPEQYLGALYDQIVKNEIKMNAISSAPQSKQVNSLNRLLGLDGILNLVTGKQVEEKPLGANGLLIKHIQEQFKAKSGKSESIYHAVTDAGILRFMVEVCWGPMLAAFSLTLDQSDDKLATSQCLQGFRHAVHVTAVMGMQTQRDAFVTSVAKFTYLHCAADMKQKNVDAVKAIISIAIEDGNHLQEAWEHILTCLSRIEHLQLLGEDAPGDASFSTSSNVEIDERAQKSMGFPSLKRKGSLKNPSVMAVVRGGSYDSTNVGVNNTGPVTSEQINHFISNLNLLEQIGNFELNHVFAHSHSLNSEAIVAFVKALCKVSISELQSPTNLRVFSLTKIIEIAHYNMNRIRLVWSHMWNVLSDFFVSVGLSENLSVTILVMDSLRQLTMKFLEREELANYNFQNEFLRPFVIIMQKSSSTEIKELIVRCISQMVLSRVSNVKSGWRSVFMIFTAAAADAQKNIVLLAFETMEKIVRKYFSHITETETTTFTDCVKCLLTFTNSRFNSDVSLNAIAFLRFCAVKLADGGLVSDEMGGFDGLSSSEANEDASELQSSTDKDGPASFWLPLLTGLAKLTSDPRSTIRKSSLEVLFNILKDHGHLFPRPFFIGVFSSVIFPMFIVASNQGGLVKDDQGSLASPSPRPEGNRWDSETAAVASQCLVDLYICFFDVVRSQLRHVVSIFTEFIRSPIQGPASTGVASLLLLARKLRNKLSEDEWGEIFLSLKEAAAITLPSFMKVLRTMDDIGITDGSQSDANVEMHSEHGWMDDDIEDDKLQTGAYVVSKIKSHVAVQLLFLQVASDLSKICIQFLSAASIEILIDIFSTVASHAHQLNSEKILLKKLQRVCSVLELSDAPTVHFENESYQNYLKFLLDLHRNSPYTTEVNIELHLVEVCEKILRIYLDCTVSQPKPGKQQLVIHCILPLDSEKKEELAAKTPLALSALRTLSGLERDSFRRYVSNFFPLLVDLMQSEHSSREVQHVLGIILKSCIGPIIMH; this is translated from the exons ATGACTGTGATGTGGATTCTCCAAACATATTTGAAAG ATATTTGCAGGATTGTCAATGGCCTTCTGAAAACTGCTCTAGGACCAACTCCTGGTTCAACTACAACTTTGTCTCCAGCCCAGGATATTACCTTCCGGTATGAATCCATGAAATGTTTAGTTAGTATCATTAAGTCAATGGGATCTTGGATGGACCACCAGCTGAGAATAGGAGACAACTATTTGCCTAAGAGCTCTGAGAGTGACACATCAACAGAGAATACTTTAATTCCAAGCGGAGAAGATGGAACTGTCTCTGACTATGAGTTACATCCTGAAGTAAATTCTGAAGTGTCAGATGCTGCTACGCTTGAGCAACGAAGGGTTTATAAAATTGAACTACTG AAAGGTGTATCACTGTTTAATAGGAAACCATCCAAAGGTATAGAGTTTCTTATAAACACCAAAAAGATTGGTGGTTCTCCTTTAGAAGTGGCcacttttcttaaaaaaaccACAGGCCTTAATGAAACCATGATTGGTGATTATTTGGGTGAAAGGGAGGAATTTTCTTTGAGAGTTATGCATGCTTATGTCGACTCGTTTAATTTCAAAGGGATGGATTTTGGTGAAGCAATAAGATTTTTACTGAGAGGCTTTAGGTTACCTGGAGAGGCGCAAAAAATAGACCGCATCATGGAGAAATTTGCTGAGCGCTACTGTAAATGCAATCCAAATTCTTTTACTAGTGCAGATACTGCTTATGTTCTTGCTTATTCTGTGATAATGCTCAACACAGATGCCCATAATAGCATGGTGAAGGATAAG ATGACAAAGGCAGATTTTATTCGGAACAATAGAGGAATAGATGGTGGCAAGGATTTACCTGAACAGTATCTAGGTGCCCTTTATGATCAAAttgtgaaaaatgaaattaaaatgaatgctATATCTTCTGCTCCACAGAGCAAGCAGGTGAACAGCTTGAATAGACTTTTGGGGTTGGATGGTATACTCAATCTAGTAACTGGGAAACAGGTAGAAGAGAAACCATTGGGTGCAAATGGCCTCCTCATAAAGCACATTCAAGAGCAGTTTAAGGCAAAGTCTGGAAAATCAGA gtccatatatcATGCTGTTACAGATGCTGGGATATTGAGGTTTATGGTGGAGGTCTGCTGGGGTCCCATGCTGGCCGCATTCAGTTTGACACTTGACCAGAGTGATGACAAACTTGCTACTTCACAGTGCTTGCAGGGTTTTCGACATGCTGTGCATGTCACTGCAGTAATGGGTATGCAGACCCAGAGAGATGCTTTTGTTACATCTGTGGCCAAGTTTACTTATCTCCACTGTGCTGCAGATATGAAGCAAAAGAATGTCGATGCTGTAAAG GCAATAATATCAATTGCCATAGAAGATGGCAATCATCTTCAGGAAGCCTGGGAACATATATTGACATGCCTCTCTAGAATTGAGCATCTTCAACTGTTAGGAGAGGATGCACCAGGGGATGCATCCTTTTCTACCAGTTCTAATGTTGAAATAGATGAGAGAGCACAAAAATCTATGGGTTTTCCATCTCTGAAGAGAAAAGGGTCACTCAAGAATCCATCTGTGATGGCTGTTGTCCGAGGGGGTTCATATGACAGTACTAATGTTGGAGTAAATAACACAGGACCCGTAACTTCAGAACAGATTAATCACTTTATCTCGAATCTGAATTTGCTGGAACAGATTGGGAATTTCGAGTTGAACCATGTTTTTGCTCATAGCCACAGCTTGAACAGTGAAGCAATAGTAGCTTTTGTGAAAGCATTGTGCAAAGTTTCTATTTCAGAGTTACAGTCTCCAACAAATCTTCGCGTATTCAGCCTcactaaaattattgaaattgc GCATTACAATATGAACCGCATCAGATTAGTTTGGTCCCATATGTGGAATGTTTTATCAGATTTCTTTGTGTCAGTTGGTTTGTCAGAAAATCTTTCTGTAACAATCCTTGTTATGGATTCTCTGCGGCAGCTCACAATGAAATTCCTAGAGCGTGAGGAATTGGCAAATTACAACTTCCAGAATGAGTTTCTGAGACCATTTGTAATTATTATGCAGAAAAGCAGTTCTACTGAAATTAAGGAATTAATTGTTCGGTGCATTTCCCAGATGGTCCTCAGCCGTGTTAGTAATGTGAAATCTGGCTGGAGAAGTGTTTTTATG ATTTTTACAGCTGCTGCAGCTGATGCGCAGAAAAATATCGTTTTGTTGGCCTTTGAGACGATGGAGAAGATAGTGCGgaaatatttttctcatataaCTGAAACGGAGACTACAACTTTTACTGATTGTGTTAAGTGCCTCCTGACTTTCACAAATAGCAGATTTAACAGTGATGTTAGCCTCAATGCTATTGCCTTTCTCCGGTTCTGTGCCGTAAAACTTGCAGATGGCGGGCTTGTCTCCGATGAGATGGGTGGTTTTGATGGTTTATCCAGTTCTGAAGCAAATGAGGATGCTTCGGAACTTCAGAGCTCGACTGATAAAGATGGTCCTGCATCTTTTTGGTTGCCTTTGCTAACAG GTCTGGCTAAACTAACATCTGATCCCAGATCAACCATCCGAAAGAGTTCTCTGGAAGTGCTTTTTAATATTCTAAAGGATCACGGTCATCTTTTCCCACGGCCATTTTTTATTGGCGTTTTTTCTTCTGTTATTTTTCCAATGTTTATTGTTGCAAGTAACCAGGGAGGTCTTGTAAAAGATGACCAGGGTTCACTAGCTTCACCATCTCCCCGACCTGAAGGCAATAGATGGGATTCTGAAACAGCTGCTGTTGCATCACAGTGTCTGGTTGATCTATATATCTGTTTCTTTGATGTGGTGAGGTCTCAACTACGACATGTGGTGTCGATTTTTACCGAATTTATTAGAAGTCCTATTCAGGGTCCTGCAAGCACAGGAGTTGCTTCATTGTTGCTTTTGGCTCGTAAACTGAGAAACAAACTTTCAGAAGATGAATGGGGGGAGATTTTTTTGTCTCTGAAAGAGGCTGCAGCAATAACATTGCCAAGTTTCATGAAAGTCTTGAGAACCATGGATGACATTGGGATTACAGACGGTTCTCAAAGTGATGCTAATGTTGAAATGCATTCTGAACATGGGTGGATGGATGATGATATTGAGGATGATAAACTACAAACTGGAGCCTATGTGGTCTCGAAAATTAAGTCCCATGTCGCTGTGCAGCTTCTTTTTTTACAG GTCGCAAGTGATTTGTCCAAGATTTGCATACAGTTCTTATCAGCAGCCAGCATCGAGATCCTTATTGACATATTTTCCACTGTTGCCTCGCATGCCCACCAATTGAACTCAGAGAAAATCCTGCTGAAGAAACTGCAGAGAGTGTGCTCTGTATTGGAACTCTCAGACGCTCCTACGGTTCATTTTGAGAATGAGTCATACCAAAATTACCTCAAATTCCTCCTAGATTTGCACAGAAACAGTCCATATACAACTGAGGTGAACATAGAATTGCATCTTGTAGAAGTTTGTGAAAAAATATTGCGAATATACCTAGACTGCACGGTGTCTCAGCCAAAACCAGGTAAACAGCAACTGGTGATACACTGCATTCTTCCATTGGATTCggagaaaaaggaagaattGGCAGCTAAGACACCATTGGCGCTGTCGGCATTGCGAACGTTGAGTGGTTTGGAGAGGGACTCATTTAGAAGGTATGTCTCTAATTTCTTCCCATTGTTAGTAGATCTTATGCAGAGTGAGCATAGCTCACGAGAAGTTCAACATGTTCTTGGCATCATCCTAAAATCTTGTATAGGCCCGATAATAATGCATTGA